The Lentzea guizhouensis genome contains a region encoding:
- the nikE gene encoding nickel ABC transporter ATP-binding protein NikE, with protein sequence MNPVLELRNLTVHYGPKRVVHDVGLALDAGQTLGLAGESGSGKSTVAMSVLRLLPKTATVQGEVLLDGEDVTAMSWGRLRAVRWASASVVFQGAMHSLNPVRRVGEQIAEPMRLHSTPGSVRDLLEQVELPAAKARAYPHELSGGQKQRVMIAMALACSPRLVIADEPTTALDVVVQAQVLALVKRLVAEQGLGLLMISHDLSVLAETCEDLAVMYRGEIVERGPTRAVIANPQHPHTAALTAAFPVIGDPAHRWTEPAECTRGASVHQESTRGPRVPPAEPLLRVRDLRVDYGRTRAVDGVDLEIGHGEIVALVGQSGSGKTTLARTIMGLRAPSSGQVIFDGAEVPRTGRALKAFRRQVQLVLQDPASALNPRHTVFTAVVEGLRVHGLTGDEEAQVSAAVERAELRPANLYLEALPHELSGGQQQRVVIAGALVLQPRLLVADEPVASLDASVRGEIVALLLRLRRELGLASLIITHDLGLAWQIADRVAVMHQGTIVEQGPVEQVLLTPSHDYTRALVRAVPQV encoded by the coding sequence GTGAACCCGGTGCTGGAACTGAGGAACCTGACCGTCCACTACGGACCCAAGCGGGTGGTGCACGACGTGGGCCTGGCGCTCGACGCCGGGCAGACGCTGGGGCTCGCGGGTGAGTCGGGGTCGGGCAAGTCGACGGTGGCGATGTCGGTGCTGCGGCTGCTGCCCAAGACCGCGACAGTCCAAGGGGAGGTGCTGCTCGACGGTGAGGACGTCACCGCCATGTCGTGGGGGCGGCTGCGGGCGGTGCGGTGGGCGTCGGCGTCGGTGGTGTTCCAGGGGGCGATGCACTCGCTGAACCCGGTGCGCCGGGTGGGGGAGCAGATCGCCGAGCCGATGCGCCTGCACTCCACCCCCGGCAGCGTCCGCGACCTGCTCGAACAAGTGGAGCTGCCGGCGGCGAAAGCGCGGGCGTATCCGCACGAGCTCTCGGGCGGGCAGAAGCAGCGGGTGATGATCGCGATGGCGCTGGCGTGCTCGCCGCGGCTGGTGATCGCCGACGAACCCACGACCGCGCTCGACGTGGTGGTGCAGGCGCAGGTGCTGGCGTTGGTGAAGCGCCTGGTCGCCGAGCAGGGCCTGGGGCTGCTGATGATCAGCCACGACCTGTCGGTGCTCGCCGAGACGTGCGAGGACCTGGCGGTGATGTACCGGGGTGAGATCGTCGAACGCGGCCCGACCCGTGCGGTGATCGCCAACCCGCAGCACCCGCACACCGCCGCTCTCACGGCCGCGTTCCCCGTCATCGGCGACCCCGCGCACCGCTGGACCGAGCCTGCCGAGTGCACGCGGGGAGCTTCCGTGCACCAGGAGAGCACGCGGGGTCCCCGCGTGCCTCCGGCGGAGCCGCTGTTGCGGGTGCGGGATCTGCGGGTCGACTACGGCAGGACCCGCGCGGTCGACGGGGTCGACCTGGAGATCGGGCACGGGGAGATCGTGGCGCTGGTCGGGCAGTCCGGCTCCGGCAAGACGACACTGGCTCGCACCATCATGGGGTTGCGGGCGCCGTCCTCCGGCCAGGTGATCTTCGACGGGGCGGAGGTGCCGCGGACAGGCCGGGCGCTCAAGGCGTTCCGCCGGCAGGTGCAGCTGGTGCTGCAAGATCCGGCCAGCGCCCTCAACCCGCGGCACACGGTCTTCACCGCGGTCGTGGAGGGGCTGCGCGTGCACGGCCTGACCGGCGACGAGGAAGCCCAGGTCAGCGCCGCTGTGGAACGGGCGGAGCTGCGGCCGGCGAACCTGTACCTGGAGGCGCTGCCGCACGAGCTGTCCGGCGGCCAGCAGCAACGGGTGGTGATCGCCGGCGCACTGGTGCTGCAACCCCGCCTGCTGGTCGCCGACGAACCCGTCGCCTCCCTCGACGCCTCGGTGCGCGGGGAGATCGTGGCGCTGCTGCTGCGGCTGCGCCGCGAGCTGGGCCTTGCATCATTGATCATCACGCACGACCTCGGGCTGGCGTGGCAGATCGCCGACCGGGTCGCGGTGATGCATCAGGGCACGATCGTGGAACAAGGTCCGGTGGAACAAGTGCTGCTCACCCCCTCACACGACTACACCCGCGCACTGGTGCGCGCGGTGCCGCAGGTCTGA
- the ligD gene encoding non-homologous end-joining DNA ligase — MSSDAPREVSVRVEDRVLKLTNLDKVLYPEFGFTKGEVIDYYTRIAPVLLPHLKDRPVTLKRYPNGVDGKWFFEKNAPEHRPEWVRTMRLESPGSSKGNEFVNYVMVDELATLVWLANLAALELHVPQWTVGPRGGKRDPDLLVFDLDPGAPATIVECSVVAQEIRTVLDDDGVDSWAKTSGNKGMQVYAYAPAKDTSEYAKVVAQRLAKEHPKLVVATMAKAARTGKVFIDWSQNNPAKTTVAPYSLRARERPTVSTPVTWDEVEDCEVPEDLVFTADEVLERVGSVGELFGS; from the coding sequence TTGAGCAGTGATGCGCCGAGGGAAGTGTCGGTGCGGGTCGAGGACCGGGTGCTGAAGCTGACGAACCTGGACAAGGTGCTGTACCCGGAGTTCGGGTTCACCAAGGGTGAGGTGATCGACTACTACACCCGGATCGCGCCGGTGCTGCTCCCCCACCTCAAGGATCGTCCGGTGACGTTGAAGCGGTATCCGAACGGGGTGGACGGCAAGTGGTTCTTCGAGAAGAACGCGCCGGAGCACCGTCCTGAGTGGGTGCGGACGATGCGGTTGGAGTCGCCGGGGAGCTCCAAGGGCAACGAGTTCGTGAACTACGTGATGGTGGACGAGCTGGCGACGTTGGTGTGGCTGGCGAACCTGGCGGCGTTGGAGTTGCACGTTCCGCAGTGGACGGTGGGTCCGCGCGGGGGCAAGCGGGATCCGGATCTGCTGGTGTTCGACCTGGATCCGGGTGCGCCGGCGACGATCGTGGAGTGTTCGGTGGTGGCGCAGGAGATCCGGACCGTGCTGGATGACGACGGTGTGGACTCGTGGGCGAAGACGTCGGGGAACAAGGGGATGCAGGTGTACGCGTACGCGCCGGCGAAGGACACGTCGGAGTACGCGAAGGTGGTGGCGCAGCGGTTGGCGAAGGAGCACCCGAAGCTGGTCGTGGCGACGATGGCGAAGGCGGCGCGGACCGGGAAGGTGTTCATCGACTGGTCGCAGAACAACCCGGCGAAGACGACGGTGGCGCCGTACTCGTTGCGGGCGCGGGAGCGGCCGACGGTGTCGACGCCGGTGACGTGGGACGAGGTGGAGGACTGCGAGGTGCCGGAGGACCTGGTGTTCACGGCGGACGAGGTGCTGGAGCGGGTCGGTTCGGTGGGTGAGCTGTTCGGTAGTTGA
- a CDS encoding GrpB family protein — protein MRIELAEYDPAWPGLYQREQARIEGALPGAELEHVGSTSVPGLCAKPVVDLMLVVEDPDDEASYVPALEAVWYRVVVREDDWHHHRIVKGPDTNINLHVFPRGCAQVRRHRMFRDWLRAGDEDRELYARTKRELAGREWDRVQEYAAAKNEVVLEILERAYVEWRLPSDDVEFVAETPARVGRIVLEDSNPEWPCWYEREAARIRGALGPAVLRVEHVGSTSVPGLAAKPLIDVLLVVADSNDEDAYVPALVRAGYHLWAREHGWHEHRLLRDHDPDVNLHVFSPACEEIDRMLVFRDRLRTHPADRAEYERTKRALAGQAWDRVQDYADAKTRVVERIILRALA, from the coding sequence GTGAGAATCGAGCTGGCCGAGTACGACCCTGCCTGGCCGGGTCTGTACCAGCGGGAGCAGGCGAGGATCGAGGGGGCTCTGCCGGGTGCGGAGCTGGAGCACGTGGGGTCGACGTCGGTGCCGGGGTTGTGTGCGAAGCCGGTGGTCGACCTGATGCTGGTCGTGGAGGACCCGGACGACGAGGCGTCCTACGTGCCGGCGTTGGAGGCGGTCTGGTACCGGGTGGTGGTGCGGGAGGACGACTGGCACCACCACCGGATCGTGAAAGGGCCGGACACGAACATCAACCTGCACGTGTTCCCGCGTGGGTGTGCGCAGGTGCGGCGGCACCGGATGTTCCGGGACTGGCTCAGGGCCGGTGACGAGGATCGTGAGCTGTACGCGCGGACCAAGCGGGAGCTGGCCGGGCGGGAGTGGGACCGGGTGCAGGAGTACGCGGCGGCGAAGAACGAGGTGGTGCTGGAGATCCTCGAGCGCGCCTATGTGGAGTGGCGGTTGCCGTCGGACGACGTGGAGTTCGTGGCGGAGACGCCGGCGCGGGTGGGGCGGATCGTGCTGGAGGACTCCAACCCGGAATGGCCGTGTTGGTACGAGCGGGAGGCGGCGCGGATCCGGGGTGCGTTGGGGCCGGCGGTGCTGCGAGTGGAGCACGTGGGGTCGACGTCGGTGCCGGGGTTGGCGGCGAAGCCGTTGATCGACGTCTTGCTGGTCGTGGCGGATTCGAATGACGAGGACGCGTATGTGCCGGCGTTGGTCCGGGCGGGTTATCACCTGTGGGCGCGGGAGCACGGGTGGCACGAGCACCGGTTGCTGCGTGACCACGATCCGGACGTGAACCTGCACGTCTTCTCCCCCGCGTGTGAGGAGATCGACCGGATGCTGGTGTTCCGCGACCGGCTGCGCACCCACCCCGCGGACCGGGCCGAGTACGAACGGACCAAACGCGCCTTGGCGGGCCAGGCCTGGGACCGGGTCCAGGACTACGCCGACGCCAAGACGCGCGTGGTCGAACGGATCATCCTGCGGGCGCTGGCCTAG
- a CDS encoding BTAD domain-containing putative transcriptional regulator yields the protein MEFGVLGPVLVGGREVAAPRQRALLAMLALDAGRIVGHDQLIGGLYPDRPAGAAHAVQSQVSRLRRTVPGLVVEHHAAGYRLVADPVDVDVHLCAELLTAGRGAQALALWRGRALADVEAPFADDARARLEELRISCVVAGGTTADLRGLLGVHPLREDVRAALVRALHRDGRQSEALDVYAQGRELLAGELGVDPSPDLAAAHLEVLRAQAPHRGVPAQLTSFVGRDEDLRRVVKWLGENRLVTLIGPGGTGKTRLAVETAAREPGEVAFVDLSATTDVARAVLDGAGLREAGLLSAPVSVEDRLLGALRTRSVLLVVDNCEHVVDEAARVLGAVLSHCPQVRVLATSREPLGITGETLSPVAALDDEAAARLFLDRARAVRPGFTADPGVVTQICRGLDGIALAIELAAARVRSLPVSEIATRLDDRFRLLSKGSRTAAPRHRTLHAVVEWSWDLLTDAERDLAARFTVFSGGAGLDGVTAVTGSDVDTLTSLVDKSLVEVVGDRYRMLDTIRAFCASHAPDLRADHARWFLTRAQLAEPHLRGHDQIEWLARLTDDHDNLTAAVTWATTGDVGLALELVAALATYYWCRGLRTEAATRAEAVLRACGETAPPGREQEYALCLLLAWPVATGDQTARIRQADALLDELRDPPRYPIMTLMWGMALGAPEDDSQVWHRRNNLLGDDPWSRALALVGDGLVAWHGGDHDKARRMLADGARWFGQLGDRWGAALAHNQLGEIALSLGDTDDALRCFDRGRGLLAELGAAEDTAEAVISRAHARLVAGDRAGARADFELGLAQARRAGATNVQAGGHLGLAELARLGGDHTTAMAECDRAWALVPGGWYGPDQMRCDIARERGRIALAAGDLAGARTHFEDALRRAVGQRNLVTENALRADLAALPAAAGP from the coding sequence GTGGAGTTCGGGGTGCTGGGTCCGGTGCTGGTCGGTGGGCGGGAGGTGGCCGCGCCCCGGCAGCGCGCGTTGCTGGCGATGCTGGCGTTGGACGCTGGGCGGATCGTGGGGCACGACCAGCTGATCGGCGGCTTGTACCCGGACCGGCCGGCGGGGGCGGCGCATGCGGTGCAGTCGCAGGTGTCGCGGTTGCGCAGGACGGTGCCGGGGCTGGTGGTCGAACATCACGCCGCCGGGTACCGGCTGGTGGCGGATCCGGTCGACGTCGACGTGCACCTGTGTGCGGAGCTGCTGACGGCCGGGCGTGGGGCGCAGGCGCTGGCGTTGTGGCGTGGCCGGGCGTTGGCGGACGTGGAGGCGCCGTTCGCCGACGACGCGCGGGCGCGGCTGGAGGAGCTGCGGATCTCCTGTGTGGTCGCGGGTGGTACGACGGCGGATCTGCGGGGGCTGCTCGGGGTGCACCCGTTGCGGGAGGACGTGCGGGCGGCGCTGGTGCGGGCGCTGCACCGCGACGGCCGGCAGTCCGAGGCCTTGGACGTGTACGCGCAGGGGCGGGAGTTGCTGGCCGGTGAGCTGGGGGTGGATCCCTCCCCCGACCTGGCGGCCGCGCACCTGGAGGTGCTGCGGGCGCAGGCGCCGCACCGCGGTGTTCCCGCGCAGCTGACGAGTTTCGTGGGCCGCGACGAGGACCTGCGGCGGGTGGTGAAGTGGCTGGGTGAGAACCGGCTGGTGACGTTGATCGGGCCCGGTGGCACCGGCAAGACGCGGCTGGCGGTGGAGACGGCGGCGCGGGAGCCGGGTGAGGTCGCGTTCGTCGACCTGTCCGCCACCACCGACGTGGCGCGGGCGGTGCTCGACGGGGCCGGGCTGCGGGAGGCCGGGTTGTTGTCGGCGCCGGTCAGCGTCGAGGACCGGTTGCTCGGTGCGTTGCGGACCCGGTCGGTGCTGCTGGTGGTGGACAACTGCGAGCACGTCGTCGACGAGGCCGCGCGGGTGCTGGGTGCGGTGCTGAGCCACTGCCCGCAGGTGCGGGTGCTGGCCACGAGCCGCGAACCGCTGGGTATCACCGGGGAGACGCTGAGTCCGGTGGCCGCGTTGGACGACGAGGCCGCGGCCCGGTTGTTCCTGGACCGGGCCCGGGCGGTGCGTCCCGGGTTCACCGCCGACCCCGGGGTGGTCACGCAGATCTGCCGGGGTCTGGACGGGATCGCGCTGGCGATCGAGCTCGCCGCCGCCCGCGTGCGGTCGTTGCCGGTCAGCGAGATCGCGACGCGTCTGGACGACCGGTTCCGGTTGCTGTCCAAGGGCAGCCGCACCGCCGCGCCCCGGCACCGCACCCTGCACGCCGTGGTGGAGTGGAGCTGGGACCTGCTCACCGACGCCGAACGCGACCTCGCCGCCCGGTTCACCGTGTTCAGCGGTGGTGCCGGTCTCGACGGCGTCACCGCGGTCACCGGGTCCGATGTGGACACCCTGACCTCGCTGGTGGACAAGTCACTGGTCGAGGTCGTCGGTGACCGCTACCGGATGCTCGACACCATCCGGGCGTTCTGCGCCTCCCACGCACCGGACCTGCGAGCTGATCACGCCCGCTGGTTCCTGACCCGTGCGCAGCTCGCCGAGCCGCACCTGCGCGGGCACGACCAGATCGAGTGGCTGGCCCGGCTCACCGACGACCACGACAACCTCACCGCCGCCGTCACCTGGGCCACCACCGGCGACGTGGGTCTCGCGCTGGAGCTCGTCGCGGCGCTGGCGACCTACTACTGGTGCCGGGGTCTGCGCACCGAGGCCGCGACACGGGCCGAGGCCGTGCTGCGGGCCTGCGGGGAGACCGCGCCGCCGGGCCGGGAGCAGGAGTACGCGCTGTGCCTGCTGCTGGCGTGGCCGGTGGCGACCGGGGACCAGACCGCCAGGATCCGGCAGGCCGATGCGTTGCTCGACGAGCTGCGGGACCCGCCACGCTACCCGATCATGACGTTGATGTGGGGCATGGCGCTGGGGGCGCCGGAGGACGACTCGCAGGTGTGGCACCGGCGCAACAACCTGCTCGGGGACGACCCGTGGAGCCGTGCGCTGGCGTTGGTCGGTGACGGCCTGGTCGCCTGGCACGGTGGTGACCACGACAAGGCGCGGCGGATGCTCGCCGACGGGGCGCGGTGGTTCGGACAGCTGGGTGACCGGTGGGGTGCGGCGCTGGCCCACAACCAGCTCGGGGAGATCGCGTTGTCGCTGGGCGACACCGATGACGCGTTGCGCTGCTTCGACCGCGGCCGTGGCCTGCTGGCCGAGCTCGGTGCGGCCGAGGACACCGCGGAGGCTGTGATCAGCCGGGCGCACGCCCGGTTGGTGGCCGGTGACCGTGCCGGTGCGCGTGCGGACTTCGAGCTGGGGCTGGCCCAGGCCAGGCGGGCCGGGGCGACGAACGTGCAGGCCGGTGGGCACCTCGGGCTGGCAGAGCTGGCGCGGCTCGGCGGTGACCACACCACCGCGATGGCGGAGTGCGACCGGGCGTGGGCGCTGGTGCCCGGCGGCTGGTACGGGCCTGACCAGATGCGCTGTGACATCGCCCGTGAACGCGGCCGCATCGCCCTGGCCGCGGGTGACCTCGCCGGGGCCCGCACGCACTTCGAGGACGCGCTGCGCCGGGCGGTCGGGCAACGCAACCTGGTAACCGAGAACGCCCTGCGCGCGGACCTCGCCGCCCTGCCCGCCGCGGCCGGGCCGTGA
- a CDS encoding vWA domain-containing protein encodes MRPTLTVGTALVATVALALPAHAATANLPGGTSIGVTITSPAPNAVVVPGPVTVTGQATIGTGVAVVDTALTYVLDVSGSTGAGVAAGCGGDQNGDGQPDTVLDCEVAAAKALNAKAAVPNTVVGSVGAAVFGSGGAALDISPAAGDQKIAAPGADVNTNGTADIAEALGSARFGGAELFTPRSVSTGTNYAAGLTAGLDSATAAPQQRKLMIFISDGAGGGNVDALLQQAVDAGIKIFTFAVSNGVACDLAGSQSSLRKIAETTGGTCTEVPDVSRLPDVVPGVISSKLTQLTLTVDGGGDLPITQMTPSLPQDGPATVGYTVDTPALTAGTHELCVTARGTDGGGAGSVTECTTVRVNAPPVVVPGGPYAGQEGTAVALAGQVTDPDGPSLSTSWTATPQSGVDAGATCTFANPAAQATTVTCTDDGVWTLRLTADDGINPSATATTTLTLTNVAPNVTLTADKTLLTRGTTVNFTAPFTDIAANDKHTCTFDYTDGGPVHNGTVNQNAKTCTGSHAFTTLGVHNVLVTVTDDDGGSATAVLPVVVYLRGEAWALSASGLITVAKTPHATCPPNEDKTVAAINVLGLAAVNALHADCTLDPVTGRTHANARVEGATLLGGAIQLNAVEASCVSDSRAVTGTSTVGSLNGRPIGSAPATIGIPGVATVHLNETTTGPNGQLVQNAVRVQTLLGQQIIVSACRLG; translated from the coding sequence ATGAGACCCACCCTCACGGTCGGCACCGCCCTGGTCGCCACCGTGGCACTCGCCCTGCCCGCACACGCGGCCACCGCCAACCTGCCCGGCGGCACCAGCATCGGCGTCACGATCACCAGCCCGGCACCGAACGCCGTCGTGGTCCCCGGCCCCGTCACGGTCACCGGCCAGGCCACCATCGGCACCGGCGTCGCCGTCGTCGACACCGCACTGACCTACGTGCTCGACGTGTCCGGCTCCACCGGCGCCGGCGTCGCCGCCGGCTGCGGCGGCGACCAGAACGGCGACGGCCAGCCCGACACGGTCCTCGACTGCGAGGTCGCCGCCGCGAAGGCGCTCAACGCCAAGGCCGCCGTCCCGAACACCGTCGTCGGCAGCGTCGGCGCCGCCGTGTTCGGCTCCGGCGGCGCCGCGCTCGACATCAGCCCCGCCGCCGGCGACCAGAAGATCGCCGCCCCCGGCGCCGACGTCAACACCAACGGCACCGCCGACATCGCCGAAGCCCTGGGCAGCGCCCGCTTCGGCGGCGCCGAACTGTTCACCCCACGCAGCGTCAGCACCGGCACCAACTACGCCGCCGGCCTGACCGCCGGCCTCGACTCCGCCACCGCCGCACCCCAGCAGCGCAAACTGATGATCTTCATCTCCGACGGTGCCGGCGGCGGCAACGTCGACGCACTGCTGCAGCAGGCCGTGGACGCCGGCATCAAGATCTTCACCTTCGCCGTGTCCAACGGCGTCGCCTGCGACCTCGCCGGCTCCCAGAGCTCACTGCGCAAGATCGCCGAGACCACCGGCGGCACCTGCACCGAGGTCCCCGACGTCTCCCGGCTGCCCGACGTCGTCCCCGGCGTCATCTCCTCCAAGCTCACCCAGCTCACCCTCACGGTCGACGGCGGCGGCGACCTCCCGATCACCCAGATGACCCCCAGCCTGCCCCAGGACGGCCCCGCGACCGTCGGCTACACCGTCGACACCCCCGCACTCACCGCCGGAACCCACGAGCTGTGCGTCACCGCCCGCGGCACCGACGGCGGGGGAGCGGGCAGCGTCACCGAGTGCACCACCGTCCGCGTCAACGCCCCACCCGTCGTCGTGCCCGGCGGCCCCTACGCGGGCCAGGAAGGCACCGCCGTCGCACTGGCCGGCCAGGTCACCGACCCCGACGGCCCCTCGCTGAGCACCTCCTGGACCGCCACCCCGCAGTCCGGCGTCGACGCGGGCGCCACCTGCACCTTCGCCAACCCCGCCGCCCAGGCCACCACCGTCACGTGCACCGATGACGGCGTCTGGACACTGCGGCTGACCGCCGACGACGGCATCAACCCCTCCGCCACCGCCACCACCACGCTCACCCTGACCAACGTCGCCCCGAACGTCACCCTCACCGCCGACAAGACCCTCCTCACCCGCGGCACCACCGTGAACTTCACCGCGCCGTTCACCGACATCGCCGCCAACGACAAGCACACCTGCACGTTCGACTACACCGACGGCGGCCCGGTGCACAACGGCACCGTCAACCAGAACGCCAAGACCTGCACCGGCTCACACGCCTTCACCACGCTCGGCGTGCACAACGTCCTCGTGACGGTGACCGACGACGACGGCGGCTCCGCCACCGCGGTGCTCCCCGTCGTCGTCTACCTGCGCGGCGAGGCGTGGGCACTCTCAGCGAGTGGCCTGATCACCGTCGCCAAGACCCCGCACGCCACCTGCCCGCCCAACGAGGACAAGACCGTCGCGGCGATCAACGTCCTGGGCCTCGCCGCGGTCAACGCCCTGCACGCCGACTGCACCCTCGACCCCGTCACCGGCCGCACCCACGCCAACGCGCGCGTTGAAGGCGCCACCCTGCTCGGCGGCGCCATCCAGCTCAACGCCGTCGAAGCCTCCTGCGTCAGCGACTCCCGCGCCGTCACCGGCACCTCCACGGTCGGCAGCCTCAACGGCCGGCCGATCGGCTCCGCACCCGCCACCATCGGCATCCCCGGCGTCGCCACCGTCCACCTCAACGAGACCACCACCGGACCGAACGGCCAGCTGGTCCAGAACGCCGTGCGCGTGCAGACCCTGCTCGGCCAGCAGATCATCGTGAGCGCGTGCCGCCTGGGCTGA